In Longimicrobiales bacterium, the DNA window CCAGGCTGTATTGGAGGGCGCCGCTTCTTTGGTACGTGCAGCCGAGGCACGCGACCCGTTCACCGAAAATCACTCAGCGAGGGTCGGGACGCTCGCTCTCCGCTTGGCGGAAGAGTTGGATCCGGAGGGGACGGAAATCGACCGGGCCGGGCTCGAATTAGGGTGTCGCCTCAAGGACATTGGAAAGCTCGGCCTCGCGGATCGCATCCTGAACAAACCAGATGCGCTTGCTTTGCATGAGCGCGAGTCCATCGAGCGCCACCCGACGATCGGCCGACAGGTGCTCCAGCCGCTCATCGACGCCGAAGTCGCGCTCAGTGTTGTGGGTTGGCACCACGAACGTTGGGACGGGCGTGGCTACCCGGACGGACTCGCGGGCCACACCATCCCTGTGGCGGCTCGCATTGCCGCAGTGTGCGATGCATTGGACGCCATGATTCACCCACGCGCCCATCGCGCGGCCCACCCATGGGACGTTGCCGTGCGGTCTATTCAGGACGACTCAGGAGAAGCATTCGATCCTGACATCGTCGAAGCGATGGGTCGTTGTCTTGACGACCTCAAAACCATAGCGACCCAAGCTGAGCAGCCTGCCTTATGACGTCGTCCAGCATCCGCACCGCTACGCGCACGCACTCGTTCACAGAGTCCGTGATCCGTGAGATGACGCGAGTGGCGCGCGAGCATGATTCGATCAATCTCGCACAGGGGTTTCCAGATTTTCCCGCTCCGGAGCTCATCAAAGAAGCTGCCTGTGCCGCGATCCGTGCTGATGTGAACCAATACGCCATCACATGGGGCACCTCCAATTTGCGTCACGCCTTGGCGGAGAAATATGGGGCATTCTACGGGATGGATGTCGATACGGAGCGGGAGATTACCGTGACGTGCGGGGCTACCGAGGCCATGGCTGCGGTCATGCTCGCGACGGTAAATCCAGGGGACGAAGTCATCGTGCTGGAGCCCTTCTACGAGAACTACGGTCCGGACGCCGTGCTCAGTCAGGCCAAGCCGGTCTTCCTGCCACTGGAGGCTCCCGAGTACCGCCTCGATCGTGCTCATCTCGAAAGTGTTGTGACCGAAAAGACACGTGCCATAGTGCTGAACACACCGAACAACCCCACCGGGCGTGTCTTCGATCGAGAAGAACTCCAGGCGGTTGCTGATGTCTGCCGAGAGCACGACATACTGGCCATCACTGACGAGATCTATGAGCACATCCTGTACGAGGGAGAACATCACGTGCTCGCCACGTTCGAGGGGATGCGGGAGCGCACCATCGTGATCAGCGGGCTGTCCAAGACCTTCAGTGTCACGGGGTGGCGCGTCGGAACGATCATCGCACCGCCTGACCTGTCGGTCGCAATCCGGAAGGTCCACGACTTCTTGACCGTGGGCGCCCCGGCTCCGTTGCAAGAAGCCTGTGCCGTCGGCATCCGAGAGTTGGGGCCCGAATACTACGAAGGCATGGTCGAAGGATACCGAGCCCGTCGAAGTGTCCTGGTTGACGCACTCCGTGAGGCCGGCTTCAAGTGTGCCCCTCCACAAGGGGCCTACTATGTGCTCGCGGACTTCAGTGACCTCTCCGATGAAGACGATGTCGTCTTCTCGAAACGTCTGGCCAGCGAGGGAGGTGTAGCGCCGGTACCTGGCTCCAGCTTCTTCAGCCAGCCGGAGCGCGGCCGCCGTTTCGTGCGCTTCGTCTTCTGCAAACAGATCGAGACCCTGCAAGCGGCCGGAGCCAAACTGAAAGAGTTTGCTGCCGACCTCTAGCCTGACTCACTCGGGGTGCTACGCTCGTCACCGTCCTCGGCAAAGTGGAGTCGCGTGGCCAGGTCGGAGAGCACCGGGTGGTCCTGGTCCGTGATCATGCGCTCGATCACGCGTTGTTTTGCGGCGACTCCAATAGGGAGCCTACGCCGCTCACCCAGGAGCACGGCTAAGCGGGCGATGACGCTCCCCACCACTGGATCCAGCGACGGGTGTCCCGGAGGGTACATCGCATATCGATGCACCCCGATCGAAAGTTCGATCAGGAACTAGGAGAGGTCCCGAGAAAGGGTTGCCGACCCGGGAGCGATCTGGGTCGCGGTCTCAGTCACCTGGGGGGTGCAAACGGGTTCAAGAACATGACCCCGCAAGATATATTTCGGCCCGACTTCCCGCGACGTACCCGAATGCCAGTGATTGACTCGCGCACCCCTGCCCCAAAATCAGATACGCTCGAAGTGGCGGCGCGTCTGGTCCTGTTCGGCTTTCCGCCCGATGAGATCACGGTTCGGATCAAGCCGCGCTCCAAACAGTGGAGAGTAAGAGGAGCCGTCCAAATCATGGGTGTCTCCCTTGTCGTTGCACCGGTCGTGGCCATACTGCCACCCCATGCCCCGTGGCCCATCGGGGCCCTCGTGGTGGGAGGCATTCTCGCCCGCCGCAGATTCTCTGAGGATTGCACGCTGGTGTCACTCGAAGGTGCGGAGTGTCCCAAATGTGGCAGTCCAATGACGTCCAAGCAGACCCGACTGCGCGCGCCGCATGCGATCATTTGTGAAGCGTGCCATCATCAGTCGACGCTCAAGGTGCCAAAAGAGAGTCTGACTTCCTCCACTTGACGTGTCCAATCCTATTCGGGCGCGTCACGGAGCACCGCGAGTGGTGGCCTGCCCAGTAGGTTTCGTGATCCGAGCAGCCCTACCACCACAGTGAGCCCCGTCACCGCGAGCCAAATTCCGCTCAGTGCGACGAATCGAGGGCTGTAATCGATCTCGAAGACGAGCGGCATCACAATCGCGGCACTCACAGCGGCGAGAAGCAGCCCGCTCGCCGTCGCCAGGGTCCCCAACGCGAGATACTCGGAGAAGAGCACCGTCAGCACTTGGCGTTTGCTCGCACCTAGTGTCTTGAGCAGCGCCCCCTCTCGAAGGCGTTGCGCCCGTGACGAGGCCAACGCCCCCACGAGCACGACCATACCGGCGATGGCGGAGAAGAGACCAAGGAACGCTACGGCCTGCCGAACCTTGGACAGAACCGAGTCGATGGCTTCCTGAACTCTCGAGAAGTCGAGAGCCGACACATTTGGAAAGGCCGTCACTAGGTCTCGCTGCACCGAGGCTCGTGCCTCTGGGTCGGGGAGGCGCGCCACCATGATCGCCGTTTGTGGTGCGTCTTCCAGCCCACCGGGCTCGAAGATGGCATAGAAGTTCGGCTCCATCTGGCCCCAATCGACGGTGCGGATGCTCGTGACCACGGCGGAGATCGGGACGCCGGACACCTCCCACTGAATGGTGTCTCCAAGTCCAACCTTGAGACCTTCGGCCACTTCGGACTCGAGCGACACACGCGTGAGATCTCCCGCGTCCACACGTGTGCCGTCTTCACTTCCGGGCGTGCCGTCCCACCAGCGCCCGGAGATCAACTCCTCTGCTCGTCCGAGTCGCTCTCGATACGTGTTCCGATACTGTCTGCGCAGAGCCCAAGCGTCCGGCCGATCCTCACGGACTGAATCCGCACGTAACTCGTCATTCGTCTGCCCGTTGATGCCCACGATTCTGGCGGACACCAGAGGGGCCACGTCGGCTCCCGCGCGAGCATCTTCCGGCAAAAGGTTCACGATACCCTCGACCTGGTCCTTCTGGATATCGAAGAAGAGCAGGTTCGGTTGTCCCCCTCCGAAAGACAGGGTGAGGTCTTTACGCAGATTCCCCTCCACTTCGACCACGGTCCCAATCACGAATGCTCCGAAGCCGAGCGCGAGGGTAACGGCGATCGTTTGATTCTGGGGCCGGAATAGATTGGAGACGCCCTGGCGCACGGGGTACGACGCCCGGCGTGGGAAGAAGCGCCGAGTGGCTCGCATCATGACCCATCCGACTCCAGTGAGGAGTCCGACGACCGCCGTGAGGGCCCCCGCGAATCCGAGACCGAGCGCGGGCTCGGGTGCCTCCAGAACGCACAACGCCACAACGCTGGCAGCCAGGAAGCCGTAGGCCGCGAGTGTGAAGGGGTCCAGACGATTCCGCTCCGGCTCGAAATCTTGTCGGATCGCCTGGAGCGGCGGGACGTTCCTGATCTGGAGCAGCGGGATGACGGCGAAGATGAAGGCCACCCACACGCCGATTCCCAGCCCGGCAGCAGCGGATGTGAACGAGAAGCGCGTGGTCACATCGACGGGCAGGACATCACCGAGGACGAACGGGAGTACCTGCTGTACGGCGACCCCCACCACTACGCCCCCGAAAGCCCCGAGCAGGCCCAAGGCGGAAGCCTGGATCAAATAAGCGATGAAGGCGGTCCATTGCCCGACCCCAATGCAACGCAGCACCGCCGCCTCGGTCCGTTTGTCCCGAGCAAAGACGTGGATCGCACTCGCTACGCCGATTCCGCCAAGCAACAAAGCTGCGAGCCCGACGAGGGCTAAAAAGCGGCCCAAGAAGCGAATCCCGTTCGATAGTGACTGTGCTTGTTCCTCAGCCAAGAAGAAGCGGACCTTGGTCGCCTCTAATACCTCCTCGTAACGCGTTCGAAAAGTCTCACGAGCCTCGCGGTCCGGCATGCGCAAGTAGGTCTCATACTCTGCCAAGCTTCCGAAGCCCAAGAGTTCGGCGCGGGTCAGTGCCTCTTGGGAGATATAGACACGCGGGCCAATGGCGGTCTGGAATCCCAAACTCGTGGGCAGATCTTCCACCGTGGCACTGATCGCGAGGCGGGCGCGTCCCACGACCAGCGTGTCGCCGACCACGACGTCCAACTGGGTGAGCACGGCCGGGTCCACCAGAATTTCTTCGGGTGAGAGCGACCCCGTCCATCGGCCCTCCGGGCGCGTGGTTACCGTCCCATAGAAGGGGTACCCACCCTCGACAGCTCGTACTTGCAGAAGACGCACGGTGTTCGAGGATGGCGCGAGAACCATTGAACTGGCTGTGGTGACCCTGGACGTCTCGACGCCTTCCGCACGAAGGGAGTCCAGGAGTCGAGCTACCGAGTCCGGGTACACTCTCCCTGAGGCGAGCCGAGCGTTGGCGCCCATGAGTACATCCGCCTCTTCCTGGACGGATCTGGACACATCGTCGCGGAAGGAGTGAATGGCTACGAGCGCCCCAACTCCCAGTGTGATCGAGACCATGTATACCCCGACGCGGCGAAAGCTGTGGCGGCTTTCCCTCCACGCCATGCGTAACGCGAAGCCGATCCGAAGTGGGCTCTTCAAGAGGCGCTGGGTCGAGAGCCAGCGTTCGTGCCGGGCCGATCCGCGACGACGCGCCCCCCGGACAAGGACACCACTCGGTGCGCTCGTTCCGCCAGGATGAGGTCATGCGTCACCATAACGAGTGTCGTGCGGGAGTCTTGGTTCAATTCCTCCAAAATCTCGACGATCCCCGCCCCCGTTTCGCTGTCGAGATTCCCGGTGGGTTCATCAGCGAACAGAATCTTCGGCCGATTCGCAAATGCACGAGCCAGCGCCACCCGCTGCTGCTCACCACCCGACAGTTGTGCCGGGTAGTGATCCAAGCGGCCCCCAAGTCCGACCCGTTCCAAGAGCGTCTCCGCGTCTGCCCGCGCTCCGGCCGTGAGTCCGCGCAGTTCCAACGGAACTAGGACGTTTTCGATGGCTGTCAGCGTCGGCAGCAGATGGAAGGTCTGAAAGACGAATCCGATGTTCTGGGCTCGAAATTCGGAACGTCCGTCCTCCGTGAGGGTGAAGATATCTTGACCATTCAGCACCACGGATCCGCCGGACGGTTCGTCCAGCCCGGCCAGTAGGCCCAACAACGTCGTCTTGCCGCTTCCGGATGGCCCCACGACGGCGAGGAAGGACTCGTCTTCCACAGAGAGATCAACCGCGTCCAGTACCTTCAGAGGGCGACCCCCACTGGTGTAGGTTTTCTCCAGCCCCTCCGCCACGATCATCATATGACCCGATTCCTTTTCGCATCTGTTGCAGTTGTACTTGTCGCCTGCTCCGCCGAGGAGGCGCCTGCACCCGTTGTACCGAGTGAGGAAGCTACCTCGCCGGTTGTCCCAACCGTTGAGGCAGACGACGACGGGCGTCCGCGGGTGGTGTTTTTGGGCACGAGTCTCACTGCCGGGTTAGGCCTCGCGAGCGAGGAGGATAGTTATGTGGCGCAGATCGCAGCACTGGCGGACTCTGCTGGCACTCCCATACACGCCATCAATGCCGGTGTGTCGGGTGAAACCAGTGCCGGAGGACTACGCCGCCTGGATTGGGTACTCCGAGAGCCTCTGGACGTTCTCGTGCTGGAGTTAGGCGCGAACGATGGCCTGCGCGGTCACGATCCGCTCACGCTCGAAGCCAATCTGCGCGAGATCGTTGAGCGGACGCGTACCCGATACCCGGGGACACCCGTCGTGATCGCCGGAATGCAGGCTCCGCCCAACTTTGGGTTCATGTACACGACTCGCTTCGCGGCGGTCTTCCCGTTGGTGGCAGAAGAGACATCTTCCGCGCTCGTTCCATTCCTTCTGGACAGCGTTGCAGGGATCCCTGAATTGAACCAGGCCGACCAGATCCACCCTACGGTTGAAGGCCATGGCATCATGGCCCGTAACGTTTGGCGGGTGCTCAGCAACATCATCGACACGCTAGGAGCGCCAGGTGCATAGGACGCCGTTCAGTTTGGGGACCATCATCCTTGGGGGTGGCGCCCTCTTCCTGATTTTTCTGATCCTGGTGGGTGTGGCTCTTCCTGCGAGTTGGGAAGCCGAAGCGACCCTCGTCGCGGAGGCGTCACCCGAGGAACTCTTCCAGCATTTGGATTCCCCAGAAGGATGGCGGGGCTGGACGTTTTGGCCGGACAGCGGCGTCGTTCGTTCGGGGCCAGAAACGGGAAGCGGAGCCACGCTCTCTTGGGACGACGAAGAGCTCGGATCGGGGTCCTTCACCATCGCCGAGTCAGACGCTCCGCGGTCGGTCCGGTATCAGGTGCAGGTCGGGCGGAGCATGCGGACGGAGGGCACTATAGAGCTGACCCCCAACGGAACCACCACGAGGATCGCATGGCATGAGTCCGGTGACCTGGGGAGGAATCCACTCATGGGTTATTGGGCCTTCTTCATGAACAAGGCCCAGACCCGCGAGTTGACCAAGGGACTGGGGAAGCTCGCCGCCCTTGGGGCCGAGACGACGGTGCTTGATTCAGAGCGAAACGAAGCGCCCGTCGACTCTGGGTCGACGGGCGCGTCTCGCTAGGGAGTCCCAAAGGACTCTACTGGTTCCGCGCCCAATTGATGAGCGCGCGGTTCGATTCGGTCTTCTTCATCGCACCTAATAGCTCCGTCATCGCATCCGTCGGGCCCTGACCACCGAGCTGACGACGCATGGCGTGTGACAGCCACAGCGCGTCTTCGTCCAGCAGAAGCTCTTCCTTCCGGGTCGAAGAACCCGCGATGTCGATCGCGGGATAAACCCGCCGGTCGGCGATCTCACGTGACAGAACCAGCTCACTGTTACCGGTCCCCTTGAACTCCTCGAAGATCACCTGGTCCATACGCGATCCCGTGTCGACGAGCGCAGTCGCGATAATCGTCAAAGAACCACCGCCCTGCGCCGGATCGATCTTCCGCGCCGACCCCAAGAAGCGTTTCGGCTTCTCGAGTGCGTTCGTGTCCAGGCCACCAGACAGCGTGCGCCCACTACCGCTGTGGGCCGTGTTGTAGGCGCGTGCCATGCGTGTGATGGAATCGAGGATGATGACCACATCCTCACCCTGCTCCACCCGCCGTCTGGCTCGCTCGAGCGTGATCTCAGCGACCTGTACGTGGCGGTCTGCTTGCTGGTCGAACGTTGACGCGATGACCTCACCGAACCCGCACTGCTCCATCTCGGTCACTTCCTCAGGACGCTCGTCCACGAGGAGGATCATGAGGTGGCATTCGGGATGGTTCTTTACCACGCCCTCGGCGACTGCCTGGAGAACCGTGGTCTTACCGGCTTTCGCCGGAGCCACGATCATCGCCCGCTGTCCCTTGCCAAGCGGACACAGCAGATCGATCACACGATTCGTGTAGTCGGGCTGACCCATCACTGTGCGGTCGCACTCCAAGACGAGCTGCTCGTCAGGGTGCATGGCGCTCAGGCGCTGGAAGTCCGGCCGCCGCATCGCGTCTTCGGGCGGTCGGTCGTTGATCCGTTGGATATGTGCGAGCGGCGGACTCTTGCCACTGCGGGGTGTACCCACGATTCCGACGAGTTCGTCACCGGTCCGGAGCCCATACTTCTGGATCATCCTGGAGCCGACGTAGATGTCGTCGTTGCTGGGCGTGTAGCCTGAGTCACGGCGCCGGACGAATCCGGATCCGCTACCGAGCACTTCCAATAGGCCTAGTGGCCTGGATTGCGCTTCGAGCTCTTCAGGAGTGTCTGGCAATTGCGACTGGAGTTCAGCCTCGCTTGGACCACCACCGTCGTTACCACCTTGGCCCCGGCCCTTACGGCGCCGGCGCCCACGACGACGGCTATTGTTGCCGCGTGGCTTGCCCTCTCCGTCGCCTTTTTGATTTCTTGGCGATTCGGGCACGTTATATAACCCATGTTGCGGAGCGCGGTACTGTCGTGGCACTTCGGCACACGAGAGGCCGCAGAAAAGACCCCAAAATTTTTGGAGCCTGTGGAGCTATCCTCTTCAGCCGACCAGGAGGCCGCGCTGGCGCCGATGAGTTACTGTCGGCCGGACACGAAAGAATCTTCTACTATTTTCGCTGATGATCAAGACGTACGTCTGATTCAGTTCAATTGAGGGTACGAATGACTGATACGCAAACGAGCCGTCGAGGCTTTCTAAAGGTGTTAGGTGCTGGAGCCGTGGGCGGTGCCGTCTTGGGCCGGGCTACGGAGTTGAGCGCGGCGTTTGACCACTCCATCGACGGCCTGGGGTTCCGGGCTCACGACCCGGCAGCGGTCCGCCGCCTCCGGGACGAATACCTCCTCTCGCGAGACCTCATCTACTTGAACCATGCATCCATCGGGACAGCGCCCAAGGCGGTTGTCGACGCGCACGCCGGTTACTTGGGACTGTGTGAGTCCCATCCGTCGCTCTATGTATGGGGCTCAGTTTGGCGCGAGGTCGCAGAACGTGTGCGCAGTCAGTCGGCCGCACTCTTGAACTGCAACGCGGACGATCTCGCGATCACGCACAACACGACGGAAGGCTTCAACATCTTGGCTCACGGACTGCCGCTCGGGCCCGGGGACGAGATTCTTTTCAGTTCGATCAACCACTCCGGTGCGAGTGTCCCGTGGGACGTCCTGGCGGCGGATCGCGGCTTTACGGTTCGGCGCTTTCCTTTTCCGGTGGAACGCGGGGCGGAATTAACCGCCGAGGAAGTTGTTGCAGTGCACGTAGAAGCGATTCGGCCCGAAACGCGTGTGCTGGTCATCCCGCATGTCGACAACATGATCGGTCTGCGGCATCCCATGAAGGAGATCGCATCAGCGG includes these proteins:
- a CDS encoding aminotransferase class I/II-fold pyridoxal phosphate-dependent enzyme — protein: MTSSSIRTATRTHSFTESVIREMTRVAREHDSINLAQGFPDFPAPELIKEAACAAIRADVNQYAITWGTSNLRHALAEKYGAFYGMDVDTEREITVTCGATEAMAAVMLATVNPGDEVIVLEPFYENYGPDAVLSQAKPVFLPLEAPEYRLDRAHLESVVTEKTRAIVLNTPNNPTGRVFDREELQAVADVCREHDILAITDEIYEHILYEGEHHVLATFEGMRERTIVISGLSKTFSVTGWRVGTIIAPPDLSVAIRKVHDFLTVGAPAPLQEACAVGIRELGPEYYEGMVEGYRARRSVLVDALREAGFKCAPPQGAYYVLADFSDLSDEDDVVFSKRLASEGGVAPVPGSSFFSQPERGRRFVRFVFCKQIETLQAAGAKLKEFAADL
- a CDS encoding ABC transporter permease, whose translation is MKSPLRIGFALRMAWRESRHSFRRVGVYMVSITLGVGALVAIHSFRDDVSRSVQEEADVLMGANARLASGRVYPDSVARLLDSLRAEGVETSRVTTASSMVLAPSSNTVRLLQVRAVEGGYPFYGTVTTRPEGRWTGSLSPEEILVDPAVLTQLDVVVGDTLVVGRARLAISATVEDLPTSLGFQTAIGPRVYISQEALTRAELLGFGSLAEYETYLRMPDREARETFRTRYEEVLEATKVRFFLAEEQAQSLSNGIRFLGRFLALVGLAALLLGGIGVASAIHVFARDKRTEAAVLRCIGVGQWTAFIAYLIQASALGLLGAFGGVVVGVAVQQVLPFVLGDVLPVDVTTRFSFTSAAAGLGIGVWVAFIFAVIPLLQIRNVPPLQAIRQDFEPERNRLDPFTLAAYGFLAASVVALCVLEAPEPALGLGFAGALTAVVGLLTGVGWVMMRATRRFFPRRASYPVRQGVSNLFRPQNQTIAVTLALGFGAFVIGTVVEVEGNLRKDLTLSFGGGQPNLLFFDIQKDQVEGIVNLLPEDARAGADVAPLVSARIVGINGQTNDELRADSVREDRPDAWALRRQYRNTYRERLGRAEELISGRWWDGTPGSEDGTRVDAGDLTRVSLESEVAEGLKVGLGDTIQWEVSGVPISAVVTSIRTVDWGQMEPNFYAIFEPGGLEDAPQTAIMVARLPDPEARASVQRDLVTAFPNVSALDFSRVQEAIDSVLSKVRQAVAFLGLFSAIAGMVVLVGALASSRAQRLREGALLKTLGASKRQVLTVLFSEYLALGTLATASGLLLAAVSAAIVMPLVFEIDYSPRFVALSGIWLAVTGLTVVVGLLGSRNLLGRPPLAVLRDAPE
- a CDS encoding ABC transporter ATP-binding protein: MMIVAEGLEKTYTSGGRPLKVLDAVDLSVEDESFLAVVGPSGSGKTTLLGLLAGLDEPSGGSVVLNGQDIFTLTEDGRSEFRAQNIGFVFQTFHLLPTLTAIENVLVPLELRGLTAGARADAETLLERVGLGGRLDHYPAQLSGGEQQRVALARAFANRPKILFADEPTGNLDSETGAGIVEILEELNQDSRTTLVMVTHDLILAERAHRVVSLSGGRVVADRPGTNAGSRPSAS
- a CDS encoding arylesterase yields the protein MTRFLFASVAVVLVACSAEEAPAPVVPSEEATSPVVPTVEADDDGRPRVVFLGTSLTAGLGLASEEDSYVAQIAALADSAGTPIHAINAGVSGETSAGGLRRLDWVLREPLDVLVLELGANDGLRGHDPLTLEANLREIVERTRTRYPGTPVVIAGMQAPPNFGFMYTTRFAAVFPLVAEETSSALVPFLLDSVAGIPELNQADQIHPTVEGHGIMARNVWRVLSNIIDTLGAPGA
- a CDS encoding SRPBCC family protein, with the protein product MHRTPFSLGTIILGGGALFLIFLILVGVALPASWEAEATLVAEASPEELFQHLDSPEGWRGWTFWPDSGVVRSGPETGSGATLSWDDEELGSGSFTIAESDAPRSVRYQVQVGRSMRTEGTIELTPNGTTTRIAWHESGDLGRNPLMGYWAFFMNKAQTRELTKGLGKLAALGAETTVLDSERNEAPVDSGSTGASR
- the rho gene encoding transcription termination factor Rho; protein product: MPDTPEELEAQSRPLGLLEVLGSGSGFVRRRDSGYTPSNDDIYVGSRMIQKYGLRTGDELVGIVGTPRSGKSPPLAHIQRINDRPPEDAMRRPDFQRLSAMHPDEQLVLECDRTVMGQPDYTNRVIDLLCPLGKGQRAMIVAPAKAGKTTVLQAVAEGVVKNHPECHLMILLVDERPEEVTEMEQCGFGEVIASTFDQQADRHVQVAEITLERARRRVEQGEDVVIILDSITRMARAYNTAHSGSGRTLSGGLDTNALEKPKRFLGSARKIDPAQGGGSLTIIATALVDTGSRMDQVIFEEFKGTGNSELVLSREIADRRVYPAIDIAGSSTRKEELLLDEDALWLSHAMRRQLGGQGPTDAMTELLGAMKKTESNRALINWARNQ
- a CDS encoding aminotransferase class V-fold PLP-dependent enzyme, with the translated sequence MTDTQTSRRGFLKVLGAGAVGGAVLGRATELSAAFDHSIDGLGFRAHDPAAVRRLRDEYLLSRDLIYLNHASIGTAPKAVVDAHAGYLGLCESHPSLYVWGSVWREVAERVRSQSAALLNCNADDLAITHNTTEGFNILAHGLPLGPGDEILFSSINHSGASVPWDVLAADRGFTVRRFPFPVERGAELTAEEVVAVHVEAIRPETRVLVIPHVDNMIGLRHPMKEIASAARARGVEFILVDGAQSVGMIPVDLSDAGVDAYAMSPHKWLQSPKGLGLFYVSEAVRPQLPRMWHKTSERGMDGTARDYEDYSTRAWPAVVAFGDALDFQDALGMTEKARRYEALWHRVRDRVAAEPTLEWHSPNDWELSSVIMAVSRTGVAAPEMGSALFGSMGGVVRAFGGGLNSLRISPNLMTSEDELDAFLTGMVAHGP